Proteins co-encoded in one Papaver somniferum cultivar HN1 chromosome 5, ASM357369v1, whole genome shotgun sequence genomic window:
- the LOC113280465 gene encoding uncharacterized protein LOC113280465, translating into MDRNTKYHHANENKRRTRNNIVALIDGNGNWCTSREELENLLIDHCSSLHTSTVPDRNDDIISCIPSLINSADNMELMRVLDNIEMHRSLKDMKPWKAPGPDGIPPGFFQHHWEIVGNDVVEMVKQFFQTGYLLKSLNATNISLIPKTKNEQFPSDLRPISLCNSSYKIISKITSKRLKKIMGKVIPPLQAAYVQGRQITDNIHLAQEIVHSMKNKKEVNKYLALKLDMSKAFDRLEWSFLRDVMLKLGFYDCLLFINADLHNVNNILKIIEDFGAASGQMVNFGKSSVYYSANVPQRFCRILTRRLKVPRMNSNERYLGIPLIIGKNKVNCFTGLVERVKNRLFNWNSESMSQCSKSLMIRTVTNTIPAYTMGCLEIPSEIIKQIDNLQRKFWWGFQKNNGICITSWKKLGLHKYFGGQGFRDLKLLNQALLIRAVWRMCINSEEKWVKAMQAKYYPGTHILLANLKTNFSWSWRGLRK; encoded by the exons ATGGATAGAAATACAAAGTACCATCATGCtaatgaaaacaaaagaagaacaagaaacaaTATTGTGGCTTTAATAGATGGAAATGGAAACTGGTGCACTTCTAGGGAGGAACTAGAAAATCTATTAATTGATCATTGCAGTTCTCTCCATACTTCCACTGTGCCTGACAGAAATGATGATATCATAAGTTGCATTCCTTCTTTGATTAATTCTGCAGACAATATGGAGTTAATGAGAGTCCTAGACAATATTGAAATGCATAGATCTTTAAAAGACATGAAGCCTTGGAAAGCACCTGGTCCAGATGGAATCCCACCTGGATTCTTTCAGCATCATTGGGAGATTGTGGGTAATGATGTAGTAGAGATGGTGAAACAATTCTTTCAAACTggttatcttctaaaaagtttgaATGCTACTAATATTTCACTGATTCCGAAAACAAAAAACGAGCAGTTCCCATCTGATCTAAGACCTATATCTCTTTGTAATTCTTcttataaaatcatctcaaagatTACATCAAAGAGACTTAAGAAAATTATGGGAAAAGTAATACCTCCACTTCAAGCTGCATATGTTCAAGGAAGGCAAATCACAGATAACATCCATCTTGCTCAGGAGATTGTTCATTCAATGAAGAataaaaaagaagtcaacaagtATCTTGCTTTGAAGCTAGACATgtctaaagcctttgataggcttgAATGGTCCTTCTTAAGAGATGTTATGTTGAAGTTAGGATTCt ACGATTGTCTGCTATTTATTAATGCTGACTTGCACAATGTGAATAATATTCTCAAGATTATTGAAGATTTTGGAGCAGCGTCTGGTCAGATGGTAAATTTTGGTAAATCAAGTGTATACTATAGTGCAAATGTACCACAGAGGTTTTGCAGGATTCTTACTCGAAGACTAAAGGTTCCTAGGATGAATTCTAATGAGAGATACCTAGGAATTCCTCTTATTATTGGAAAGAACAAGGTTAACTGCTTCACAGGTTTAGTGGAGAGGGTGAAAAATCGTCTTTTCAACTGGAATAGTGAATCCATGTCACAGTGCAGCAAATCACTTATGATAAGGACTGTCACTAATACAATACCAGCCTATACTATGGGCTGTTTAGAAATTCCTTCTGAAATTATCAAACAGATTGATAATCTGCAGCGAAAATTTTGGTGgggttttcaaaaaaataatGGCATCTGCATTACTTCATGGAAGAAGCTTGGGTTACACAAATATTTTGGTGGACAAGGCTTCAGGGATCTGAAACTCTTAAATCAAGCTTTACTCATTAGAGCTGTCTGGAGAATGTGCATCAATTCTGAAGAGAAGTGGGTAAAAGCAATGCAAGCTAAATATTATCCTGGCACTCATATTTTGCTTGCAAATCTCAAGACTAATTTCTCTTGGTCCTGGCGAGgattgcgaaaataa